Genomic window (Chitinophagales bacterium):
TTTAAACCACCGTTTATTGATGTAACTTATCATAGAGAAGAGTTTGAATACAAACAAACAGCTAGTGGTTATTTTGAAAAAATTGCTGTAAGAAAACGACCAGGTACTGTTGGTATTTGTGCTGCTATTAAATACAGATATAATGTAGAAGCAGTTCCACATTTAATTTGTGGAGGATTTACCAAAGAAGAAACTGAAAATGCCTTGATAGATTTAGGTTTTTTAGGCATTCAAAATGTATTGGCTTTAAGAGGTGATGCTAGAAAATTGGAAAAAAAGTTTGTACCAGAAAAAGAAGGTCATGCTTATGCTGTTGATTTAGTAAAACAGTTGGCTAAAATGAACAATGGGAAATATCTAGACAACGATTTAATTAATGCGGTAAAAACAGATTTTTGTATTGGTGTAGCAGGATATCCAGAAAAACATTTTGAAGCAGCAAACTACGAGCAAGATTTACACTATTTAAAAGAAAAAATAGATGCTGGTGGCGATTATATTGTTACACAAATGTTTTTTGATAATGAACGCTATTTTGAGTTTGTAAAAGACTGTAGAGCTATTGGAATTAATGTACCAATTATTCCAGGAATAAAACCAATTACAAGAATGTCGCAACTCAATATGATACCTTCTACATTCTTTATTGATTTACCAGACGACCTTGTTGCCAACATAAAAAAAGCAAAAACAGACGAAGAAGTAAAACAAATAGGCATAGAGTGGTGTATAGCACAAAGTAAGTCATTAATAAAATTTGGCGTACCTTGTTTACATTATTATACTATGGGCGATGTTAAAACCATTAGCAAAATATGTAAATCTGTATTATAAAAATATATTTTATGAAAAAATTTGATAAAGACTTAGGACTATTAATCATTCGATTAGGAATTGGTATTGCATTTATGATTCATGGCTATCCAAAAATTACTGGTGGTACTGAAACATGGACACAAATTGGTGCAGCTATGGGAAACATAGGCATTAATTTTGCTCCAACATTTTGGGGATTTATGGCTGCTTTTGCTGAGTTTGCTGGTGGTTTATTGTTAATACTTGGTTTTTTATTTAGACCTGCTGCTGCTATGCTAGTATTTACTATGATTATAGCTATGATTATGCATATTAGTAAAGGCGATGGTTTTGGTGGATATTCGCACGCTTTAGAAAGTGGTATTGTGTTCTTAGGATTATTAGTAAGTGGTCCAGGAAAATATGCACTTAAAATAAGTAAAAGGTAGTAAGTACTTTTTCTATTCGTGAGTATAACAAAGAAAAGCAAAGTAGACCATTTTCTTTTATTAGTTTCTTGTTTTTTTATATTCTAATATTCCACTCATGACACATAAAGAAATAGCTGTTACTTTTTTACAATTGGTTGGCTTCGGTAAAGTAAAAGCAGCTTTCGACCAATTTGTTGCTGATGATTTCATACATCACAACCAATATTTTGAAGGCAATAGAAGTGCTTTGCAAAATGCTATGGAAGCAGCTCATTTACAACATCCAAACAATTTATTAGAAACCAAATATGTTTACGAAGACCAAAACACAGTAATTGCACATTCTCTAGTTAAAAAAGAAGATATGGATATTGCTGTAGTACATATCTTTCGTTTTGAAAATGATAAGATTGTAGAACTGTGGGATTTAGGTCAAGTCATTGAAAAAAACGCACCAAACAAAAATGGTTTGTTTTAATATATAAAAATTAAAACATCACGCTTTCCAAAATCACGCCAAACCTCTAATTGCATTCAGCACATTATCTTTTAATGTATCTGAACATCTTGTGCTTGACTTACATTTATGTAACTGTGTTTTGTATGCTGTTTGATTTTGATAATATTGTTTACAAACAGGACATTGTTCTATTTCGTTCAAAATTTCTTGATTGCTCTGTTCTGCTGTAACAACATGGTCTAATAATAAATCAATGGCTTGTTGCCATTCCTTACAACTATGTGCTTGCTCTTGTTTTCTCATAACTTTTCTGTTTTAAAACCTAAAGAATTGGCATAGTTTTTTAGTTTTATCTGTAGTTCTTTTCTTGCTCTGTGTAATCTCGAACGCACTGTTCCAATTGGTATATCTGCAATTGCAGCAATTTCTTCGTAACTAAAGTCTTCCATATCACACAATAAAATCACTTCTCTAAATTCTTCTTTCAACTCATCTAAAGCTACAGTCATTTCATCACCCAAAAACTGATGATAGTCTTCTAAATCTGTATCTAACCAAACAGTATCATTACTTTCTTTTATAATATAATCTTCGTAATCAACAATACTCGGACTCGCTTTTTGTTTTCTATATTGATTGATGAACGAGTTCTTTAAAATAGTAAACATCCACGCTTTTGCATTAGTGCCTTTATCAAATTGGTCTATTGATTTAAACACTTTTATCAAAGTTTCCTGTACTAAGTCTTCTGCATTGGCTTGTTGCAAAGTAAGATGATAAGCATAATTATATAAATCATCTGCAAGAGGCATAAATGTTTGTTCAAAATATTGAACTTTGTTTGTCATAATTGCAGGCATTTCCACTACAACCATAAAAGTAAATTAATTTTAATAGAATAAACCTTATTTTTATCAAAAAAGTTCCATTTAAAATTGACCTACAAGAAATTTCTAATGCGGAATCTAAATTTAACCAATATTTTTTTTGCAACAATACTCTGTTTTATTGTAGGATTATTTTTTGCACGATTTTTACTAAGTATTGCTTTAACTATTTTACCTGTTATAGGATTAGTTCAACTCATCAAAAATAAAAAAACAAATATTATAGTTTTAAATCATATATTTATTACAATTATTTTAGGTCTTTCTTTTTTTTGGTCAGATGATAAAACTACATTCTGGAACAACTATAAAAATATTTTAATTGTTCCTTTCGTTTTACTAAGTTTTGATAGTATTCAATTGCTTAGCGAAAAACAGAAACAAATTTTATTTATAGTCTTTAACATTGCTGTTAATTTAAGTATTATTTATAGTAGTTATTTTTTACTGTTGGATGCTACTGTTGTAGAAAATTATACAAAAGGACAAATTGTTCCTACACTTATACATCATGTTGGTTTTAGTGTGTTGATTGTTTTTAATATTCTGCTAAATTTATTTTGGTATTGGAAAGCAAATAGTAGCACTATCGTCATTCCAGAAAATTTTGTAGTAGAACGAAAAAATTTATCTGGAATCTATTTAATAAAAAGATTCCCAATCAAGTTGGGAATGACGATTGCTCTTACAATTATAAACATTCTGTTTTTGCATCTATTAGCTGTTCGAAGTGGTTTAGTGCTACTATATCTTAGTGCTTTTATACTTGGATTGTACTACATCTTCAAACAAAAATCTATTAAAAAAAGTGTAGTGGCTTTTTTATTGTTATTATTGTGCAGTATAAGTTGTTATTATTTATTTCCGAGTTTAAAAAATAAAATTGGCTATGCTTTATACGATTTTCAACAAAGCAAAAACACTACAGTTAATATAGACAATCTTTCTGATGGTAGACGATTGCTTTCCTACAAAACTGCTACAACTTTAATTAAAGAAAATATTTTTTTTGGCGTTGGATTAGGAGATGTACAGCAAACAATGAAACAAGCTTATCAAACAAAATTTGGAATTAGTAATACGAGTGTTTATGCATTGCCACACAATCAGTATTTATTTAATTTTTTAAGTGTTGGATTTGTTTTTGGCATTATTATATTATTTTTATATTTATTAAATTTATTTTATTTTATAAAACATTTTAAATTATATACCATTTTTTACTTTTTGGTCTTAGCAACCATGCTTTGGGAACCTTTTTTAGCTTATCAATTAGGAATAAGTATCTATATCTTGTCTATATTTTTAATAGACTTACTTTATTCTTCTCGTCTTTCCGTAATTTCGAGGAACGAGAAATATACGAAATATAAATAAATATAGATTTCTACAAAAACAGATATGACGAATAAAAAAAATGATTAAAGTACTACACATATCAACAGCAAAAAGTTTTAGAGGTGCAGAACACATCATTGCTAATTTGTGTAATACAATTACTACAAAATATGATAACTATTTATTTTGTCCTACAAATGCTGACTTGGTTAAAAAAGTGAATTCAAAAAAAGTATTTACATACAACAAACTAATGGGTTACGATTTATTAGCTGGAAAAAAGTTAAATTCTATCATAAAAAAAGAAAAAATAAATTTATTACATATACATGATAGTCATGGTTTAAACTTATTGCAAATCATCAATTTTTTAGGCAATAAAACAAAAGCTATTGTTCATCGTCATGTAGATTTTAAAATCAATCATCCAAAAAAATACCAACAAAAAAATATTGTAGCAATTATTGTAGTTAACAAAAACAGCTACGAAAAACTAAAACACATTAATAAAAATATATTTTTAATATATAATGGTATTGATGTTGTTTCTATAACTAATCAAACTAAAATAAAAAACTCCTTTGTATTTGTTGGTAATTTAAGCGAAGAGAAAAATCCATTAGCATTTATAGAAATTCTCAATAGATTACATGAACAAAATAATTTGGTTCAAGCTCATATTTTTGGTGATGGTTCTTTAAAAAGTGATGTAGTTAGTGCTATTCAAAACAGACCTTTTATCAAATATCATGGTTTTGTAGAGCATATTGTTGAAGCAATTCAAGAGTATGAGTTTCTAATTTCTACATCAAGCAAAGAAGGTTTTCCTTTAAATATTTTAGAAGCCATGTCGCAAAAATTATTGGTGGTTGCTCCAAACATTAATGGCATTAATGATATTTTAAATTCTGAAAATGCTATATTGTATAATGATAGAAATGAAGTCATCAATCAAATAGCTTCAATAATGAATAATGAAAATCAAAAAGAAAAAATTATTAAAAATGCTTTTCAAACTGTTCAAGAGTTTTCTACTACAAATATGATTCAACAAATTCATAATCTATATAACAGTTATATATGAAAATTGTATTATTATTTGGTTCATTTAATCCAATTCACATTGGTCACTTACTCATTGCTACTAAAGTAAAAGAAGCAATTAAAGCAGATGAAGTTTGGTTGATCGTTTCACCACACAATCCACATAAAAATAAAACCGATTTAGCTAATGAAACGCATCGTTTACAAATGGCACAACTCGCTACCGAAAATCATCCATTTATAAAAGTAAGCGATATTGAATTTCAGTTATCTCAACCATCTTATACTTATAATACATTAGTGGCTTTGCAAGCAAAATTTCCTAATAATGAATTTCACTTAATTATTGGTGGCGATAATGTTGCTAAATTTGACACTTGGAAAAACTACGAAGCTATTATAGAAAAAGTTCCTATTCATGTTTTTAAAAGAGGCAATGAAATAATCGAAAATAAATTAAATTTTAATATATTAGATTTAGGATTACTAGATATTTCTGCTACAGCAATCAGGCAAAGAATACAACAAAACTTAGTTATTCGTTATTTTGTAACCGAAAATGTGGAACAGTATATTGCGTTTCACAAGCTGTACCAATAACTTTTAACTTATACACACTATTGTTAGTTACTACCAAAAAAGCTCACAAATACTATACTGTTTATACACAATAGTACTAGTGGAAAAATTTACTATATCGTGTACAAAATATTTTTTAGCATAATCCTAAAGTATCACTTTAACACCCAAATAAAATAGCAAAACTAAAAATCGATTTATTCTATTTTTTACAACCAAAATACTTCACTTTCCACAATTTACTTTGCTTAATTTTTATAAACAACATCATGTGAATTTGATTACACACTATTGTGAATGAAATAAAATAAATGTTCAATATCAGTAGTTTAGCATAATTTTTGATGTTGATAATTGTAGTATAAAATAGACTTATCTAAAAATAAAAATTTTAGGACTTCTTTTTATAAACGATTTCCACAAGCTAATAAAAAACAATAAAATCTTTTTTTTAAAAAAATAAATTTATAATTTAATTAGGTTTTGAAAATTTTCATTGCTTGAATTTTTAATATCTTTGAAAAAAATTTCAATTATGGCTGATTTACTGTTGAGCGACATTCAAGACGAAATTAAGGCAATTTCACAAAAAGGATTTTTAGATGTAGCAATTGATCCAACACTTGATTTATTTGCTGAAATTGAAAAACTAAAAAAAGAAAAAAATGCTATTTTATTAGCACATTACTACCAAGATGCAGACATACAAGATATAGCAGATTTTATTGGCGATAGTTTAGGTTTAGCTCAAGAAGCAGTAAAAACCAATGCAGATATTATTTTATTTGCTGGTGTGCATTTTATGGCAGAAACAGCTAAAATTTTAAATCCAACTAAAAAAGTAATTTTACCAGATTTGAATGCAGGTTGTTCTTTAGCAGATGATTGTCCAGCTGATGAGTTTTCGAAGTTTAAAGCACAATTTCCAGATCATGTTGTAGTTTCTTATATTAATTGCAGTGCAGAAATAAAAGCATTGAGTGATTATATCTGTACTTCATCAAGTGCAGAAGCTATTATTAATGCTATACCAAAAGAGCAAGGAATTATTTTTGCTCCAGACAAAAACTTAGGTACTTATCTCATCAGAAAATTAAATAGAGATATGATTTTGTGGGATGGTTCTTGTATGGTACATGAAATTTTTAGTTTAGAAAAAATTATGACTTTAAAACACAAGCATCCAAATGCAAAATTAATAGCACATCCAGAGTGCGAAACACCAATTTTAGAAATAGCAGATTTTATTGGTTCTACAACTGCCTTGTTAAAATATACTATTGAAAACGATGCACAAGAATTTATTGTTGCAACAGAAACTGGTATTTTACACAAAATGCAAGAAGCATCTCCAAATAAAACATTTATACCAGCACCTCCAAATAATTCTTGTGCTTGTAATGATTGTCCGCACATGAAATTAAACACCTTAGAAAAAATATATTTGTGTTTAAAATATGAATTACCAGAATTAATTATGGACGAAGACTTACGCGTTAAAGCAAAAATTCCAATAGACAGAATGTTAGAAATTTCTGCAAAAGCTGGAATATAAGATGCTGAACCTGCTTGCAGTAGGCAGGTTTATTTCAGTATCTTATATATTTATCATTCTTGTTTTGACAATAATCTACTTTATTTATAATAACTGATTTTGAAACAAGTTCAGAAAGGAAAATCGTCATTGCCAATTTTTGAAGCACGAAAAAATTTGGCAATCTATTATAGCAAACTAAGATAGTTTTGTCATACTTTCTAACTATAACATTTTTTAAAATCTTGATTCTTATATCTAAAAATGTAATAATCTAAAATAAAAGTCTTAATACTCACTACTCAAATATCAATACTAAAAAAAAACTAATTCAAAGTTTCTTCTGGTAGTGTGCTGCTAATCCAAAAGTTATTATAACCTTCGCCAAGTATTAAAAACATTACTTGTTGTTGTATTAATTCTAACATTCCTAAAAAAGTAAAAATAGCATGTACTCTATTTTCTACAGTTTCAAACACTTCTTTAAACGAAGCTTTTCCTTTTTGTTGAATGAATGAAGTTAATCGAGTTCTTTCTTCTTCTAGTGTGTATTTATAAGGAACTACTTTGTGTAATATTTTTTCGTTTCGGTCTTTATATTTATCTAACGATTTTTGAAATGCTTTTAGCAATTTAAACAAAGTGACTTGTTGTAAGTCAGCTTCGTCAGCTAACAAATTAATCAATTCTTTTACTTCTTGTTTTTGATTGCCTCTTGTAAAACGCATCAATCTTTCTGTTTCCAATACTTTTAATACTTCAACAATTTCTTTGAAGCGTTTGTATTCTACCAACATTTGTATCAACTCTTCTCTCGGATCTATTTCATTGCCTTCTTCATCAACTTCTTTTCTTGGTAATAACATTTTAGCTTTAATACGCATTAAAGTAGCAGCAACTAACATAAACTCACTAGCCACTTCTATATTTAATCTTTCTAATTGATGTATATAATTTAAAAAATCATTAGTAATAGAATGTATAGGAATATCTCTTATATTTAACTCATCTCTTTCAATAAAAAAAAGCAGTAAGTCAAACGGACCTTCAAACTCTGGCAAATGTATAATAAACGGTGCACTCACAGTAGCTAAATTAATTCTTTTATATTTACAGAACCATGATACTTATCTACACACCAAAAGTTACTAACAGAATAAAATTTGTGCTAGATTTTGTTTTTTTCCAATATTTTGATATAGCTTATCAACTCACAACAACTTTACCAAATACCACAGCAAACTGTATTTTTTATACGAACGAAAATAAATTAGGTTTCAGTATTTTTCAGCATGCTTTATTACTAGAAGAAAATATAACAGCACAAGATTTAAGTATTCATATTTTTGAAAATTTACCTACTTTATTTTTTGATGCTTCCAATGAAAGTAATATTCCTTTTGATATTTTTTCAGCTATCTTTTTTTTAATTAGCAGATATGAAGAATATTTACCACATGAAAAAGATGAACACGGAAGATATTTAAGTAGCAATTCTATTTTAAATAATGAAGCTTTTCAATTTAGACCAATAGTAGAAGAGTGGTTGATTTTATTTAAGTCGAAGTTGCAAACACAATTTCCAAATTTACAGTTTAAAGAACATCAATTTAAAACAACTATTACATTTGATATTGATAATGCTTTTGCTTACAAAGCAAGAAGTTTTTTTGATTTCACTAAACTCGTTTTAAAACCAAACAATATTATAGAAAAGTACAGCGTTTTAAAAAACATTAAGCAAGATCCATTTTATACATTCGATTATTTTTTGCCATTGTTGAAGCAAACCAATTATGAAATATTGTTTTTCTTTTTATTGTCTAATCAACATCAAAATGATAGTGTAGTTAATCCAAAACATATTTTACTACAACAGTTAATTCAAAACATATCGCACGATTTTATATTAGGCATTCATCCATCGTATGCTTCATTAGAAAATAAAAGCATTGCTTCAGAAAAAAACTTATTAGAACAGTACACCAAAAAAGACATTACAAAAGTGCGTCAACATTTTTTGCGTATTCAATTTCCTATAACTTTCGAAGCATATATTGATGCAGGTTTAACCGAAGATTATTCCTTAGCTTATCCAAACATTAGTGGATGCAGAGCAGGAACAACTCAGCCATTTTATTTTTTTAATTTAAAAATTAATGAGCAACGACCACTTTTATTATTTCCATTTATTTGGATGGATGCATCGTATCAATATTACCAAAACAAAAAAGAAGCAGAAATTTGGCAAAGCTTTATGATATTATATGAAGAAGTTCGAAAATTAAATGCTAATTTTATAACTTTATTTCACAACGATTTATTGCAAGATAAATACATTGTATATAAAAATATTTTTAAATATTTAATTAAAAATGAAAATTAAACTTTTATCCATAGTTGTTGTATTATTTTTAAGTCAAAGTTTGTTGGCACAAGATTATAAATTTTCTCAATTTTATAATTCACCACAAAACTTAAATCCAGCATTGACAGGAAAATTAAAAAGTTTATATAGAGTAGTAGCTAATTACAGAACACAATATTTTACAGTACAAAGTCCAGCACCATATTCTACACTTAGTGCTTCAGCAGATTTTGGTTTATTAAGAGATCAATTAAACGATGATATTTTAGGTGTAGGTATTGTTTTTTCTCACGATAGACAGTCGGTTATTAAAACCAATACTATGGCTATTAGTGCTGCATATCATAAAGGAATTGGATATAAGAAAAATCATTATATAAGTGCAGGTTTTCAAGTTGGTTTCACACAAAGAAGTGTAGATCAAAACAATCTTTATTTTGAAGACCAATTTAACGCAACGGATTTCGCATTTAATAATCCAACGGCAGAAGTTTTTGATCAATACAAATTCATTAAACCAAACATCAACTTAGGTTTGTTTTGGTCGTCTAATTTTACTAAAACAGTAAGTGGATATATTGGTATGTCTATGTTTAATATTCTTTCACCAAGAGAAACTTTTTTAGCATCGAACAATGAAAGAAAGTTTAGATACAATGTACACTTAGGTTCTATTATTCAAGTAAAGAAACTAATGATTATTTCTCCAAATGCTATGTTTATGCAACAAGGTAAAAATATGCAGTGGATTGCTGGTTCGCAATTTGGTTTTAATTTATCTGGTAAAGGACAAGATGCGTTTAAAAATACAATTTTTACAGGTATTTGGTATGATGGGAATGGAGCTATTATTGCTAGTGTAGGAATGCAAGCATCAGGATTTCAAGTGGGCGTAAGCTATGATGCAACAATTGACAAGGATTTAAACCAAGCAGTTAATTCTGTAGGTGCTTTAGAATTATCATTAATTTATACAGGAAAACAATTACAACAGAAAAAAGTATATCAACCATTATTCTGTCCTAAGTTTTAATATTATCATCTTTCCAAACAACTTTCTAGTATCACGAAGAAATTTCTATTATTGCTGAACTTGTTTCAGCATCTTATCTATTAACGAAGCATCTCTTATTTTTGCTGAACTTGTTTCAGCATCTTATTTATTAGTAAAACATCTCTAATGTTTCATGTGAAACAATTCAAACCATCAAACCATCGTTTCAAAAAAACCAGTTTGCTTATTTTTTACTACATTATTCCAGTGGTAATATTTTCCGTTCATACAAACATATACACCATTAGCTAGCGTTTGAACAAAAGCAATAGATGCACCTAAATTAAAGAAACCATCAGAACTTCCAAATTTGTATGGAATCATTGCTCCAGTAAGTATTATCGTTTTTTCTATTTTGGCTTTAGCTAAATAAGTAGCAGTCTTTGCCATAGTATCTGTTCCGTGAGTAATTATAATTTGTTGTTCTGCTACATTTTTACAAGCATCTAAAATTGTTTTGCGATGATGATTTGTCATTTTTAAACTATCTATCATCATTAAAGTTTCTACAGCAATAGATAAACTACATCTTCCTAATTTCAACATTTCAGGAACATGAGTTTGTTCAAAATCTAAACGACCATTTATTTCGTCATATTCTTTATCAAAAGTTCCACCAGTTACTAAAATTCTAATTGCTTGCATAAATTCTTTTTTTGTAAAGTTATAATTTAGTCTTGATTCTATTATCTATTAATCTTGGTTCATAAAATTGTTTCATGTGAAACATTTTTATCACAAATATCGTAGAATATTAAAACCGACTTTATGAAAAACTTTTTAAGAAACTTATTAGCTATAATTATTGGTGTAGTAGTCGGTAGTCTAGTTAATCTATTAATCATAGTAATTGGAAAAACTATCATTCAACCACCAGAAGGAGTAGATGTAACCAATCTTGCAAGTCTTCAAGAAAATATTGACCTACTAGAAAATAAGCATTTTATTTTTCCTTTATTGGCTCATGCATTAGGAACTTTAGTAGGAGCTTTAATTGCAGTTTTTATTTCGGCTTCTAGTAGAATGTATGTTTGCTTAATAGTAGGTATTGTTTTTTTAGTTGGTGGATTTATTAGTTTAGCAAATATTCCTGCACCTTTATGGTTTACTTATAGCGATATTTTTGGTGCTTATATTCCAATGGCTTTTATAGCTTATGCAATTTTTAATTCTAGAAATACTACTACACAAGTTGCTTGATAGATTTATAGAGCCAAGATTTTAGACTTTATTATTAAAAGAAGCTAGTTCTTATTATAACTAGGAATGCTTAATCAATATCTTGATTCTAATATCTACTAATCTTTATTCTTTTACAATGTTCCACATGAAACATTCAGAGTATTGGTATAATAAGCAACTATGTATTGTTGATGTTTTTCTATGTAGTGTATATAAATAAGTCTTGTATCTAAAATCTAAAAGTCTTGAATCTATTTATAACTCACAAATTAATCAACATGTTTATAACACTACTGTTAATTACTGTTGATATATGCTATCTCACTCCGAACTTGTTCCGAAATTCGGAACGGAATCTATTTAAATATAAAAACTGAAATAAACTCAACATTTAACAAAGTTGATTTTACTTATTGCTAATTTACTATCTTTGCATCAATGTTTTCTCAATACGATGTAATTGTAGTTGGTGCAGGTCATGCTGGTTGCGAAGCTGCTGTGGCTGCAGCCAAAATGGGTAGTAAGGTACTACTCATTACTATGAATATGCAAACTATTGCACAAATGTCTTGTAATCCAGCAATGGGTGGTGTAGCTAAAGGTCAAATTCTTAGAGAAATTGATGCCATGGGTGGTTATTCTGGTATTGTATCAGATAAAACTATGATACAATTTAGAATGCTCAATAAGTCTAAAGGACCAGCTATGTGGAGTCCAAGAACACAAAATGATAGAATGCTGTTTCATTTAGAGTGGCGTAAAATGCTAGAAGAAACACCCAATATCGATTTTTGGCAAGAAATGGT
Coding sequences:
- the metF gene encoding methylenetetrahydrofolate reductase [NAD(P)H] gives rise to the protein MKVTEILAENKNSNLVSFEILPPIKGRSIESITKVLDPLMEFKPPFIDVTYHREEFEYKQTASGYFEKIAVRKRPGTVGICAAIKYRYNVEAVPHLICGGFTKEETENALIDLGFLGIQNVLALRGDARKLEKKFVPEKEGHAYAVDLVKQLAKMNNGKYLDNDLINAVKTDFCIGVAGYPEKHFEAANYEQDLHYLKEKIDAGGDYIVTQMFFDNERYFEFVKDCRAIGINVPIIPGIKPITRMSQLNMIPSTFFIDLPDDLVANIKKAKTDEEVKQIGIEWCIAQSKSLIKFGVPCLHYYTMGDVKTISKICKSVL
- a CDS encoding DoxX family protein, encoding MKKFDKDLGLLIIRLGIGIAFMIHGYPKITGGTETWTQIGAAMGNIGINFAPTFWGFMAAFAEFAGGLLLILGFLFRPAAAMLVFTMIIAMIMHISKGDGFGGYSHALESGIVFLGLLVSGPGKYALKISKR
- a CDS encoding nuclear transport factor 2 family protein, producing the protein MTHKEIAVTFLQLVGFGKVKAAFDQFVADDFIHHNQYFEGNRSALQNAMEAAHLQHPNNLLETKYVYEDQNTVIAHSLVKKEDMDIAVVHIFRFENDKIVELWDLGQVIEKNAPNKNGLF
- a CDS encoding sigma-70 family RNA polymerase sigma factor: MVVVEMPAIMTNKVQYFEQTFMPLADDLYNYAYHLTLQQANAEDLVQETLIKVFKSIDQFDKGTNAKAWMFTILKNSFINQYRKQKASPSIVDYEDYIIKESNDTVWLDTDLEDYHQFLGDEMTVALDELKEEFREVILLCDMEDFSYEEIAAIADIPIGTVRSRLHRARKELQIKLKNYANSLGFKTEKL
- a CDS encoding O-antigen ligase family protein produces the protein MRNLNLTNIFFATILCFIVGLFFARFLLSIALTILPVIGLVQLIKNKKTNIIVLNHIFITIILGLSFFWSDDKTTFWNNYKNILIVPFVLLSFDSIQLLSEKQKQILFIVFNIAVNLSIIYSSYFLLLDATVVENYTKGQIVPTLIHHVGFSVLIVFNILLNLFWYWKANSSTIVIPENFVVERKNLSGIYLIKRFPIKLGMTIALTIINILFLHLLAVRSGLVLLYLSAFILGLYYIFKQKSIKKSVVAFLLLLLCSISCYYLFPSLKNKIGYALYDFQQSKNTTVNIDNLSDGRRLLSYKTATTLIKENIFFGVGLGDVQQTMKQAYQTKFGISNTSVYALPHNQYLFNFLSVGFVFGIIILFLYLLNLFYFIKHFKLYTIFYFLVLATMLWEPFLAYQLGISIYILSIFLIDLLYSSRLSVISRNEKYTKYK
- a CDS encoding glycosyltransferase family 4 protein codes for the protein MIKVLHISTAKSFRGAEHIIANLCNTITTKYDNYLFCPTNADLVKKVNSKKVFTYNKLMGYDLLAGKKLNSIIKKEKINLLHIHDSHGLNLLQIINFLGNKTKAIVHRHVDFKINHPKKYQQKNIVAIIVVNKNSYEKLKHINKNIFLIYNGIDVVSITNQTKIKNSFVFVGNLSEEKNPLAFIEILNRLHEQNNLVQAHIFGDGSLKSDVVSAIQNRPFIKYHGFVEHIVEAIQEYEFLISTSSKEGFPLNILEAMSQKLLVVAPNINGINDILNSENAILYNDRNEVINQIASIMNNENQKEKIIKNAFQTVQEFSTTNMIQQIHNLYNSYI
- a CDS encoding nicotinate-nucleotide adenylyltransferase, with protein sequence MKIVLLFGSFNPIHIGHLLIATKVKEAIKADEVWLIVSPHNPHKNKTDLANETHRLQMAQLATENHPFIKVSDIEFQLSQPSYTYNTLVALQAKFPNNEFHLIIGGDNVAKFDTWKNYEAIIEKVPIHVFKRGNEIIENKLNFNILDLGLLDISATAIRQRIQQNLVIRYFVTENVEQYIAFHKLYQ
- the nadA gene encoding quinolinate synthase NadA, encoding MADLLLSDIQDEIKAISQKGFLDVAIDPTLDLFAEIEKLKKEKNAILLAHYYQDADIQDIADFIGDSLGLAQEAVKTNADIILFAGVHFMAETAKILNPTKKVILPDLNAGCSLADDCPADEFSKFKAQFPDHVVVSYINCSAEIKALSDYICTSSSAEAIINAIPKEQGIIFAPDKNLGTYLIRKLNRDMILWDGSCMVHEIFSLEKIMTLKHKHPNAKLIAHPECETPILEIADFIGSTTALLKYTIENDAQEFIVATETGILHKMQEASPNKTFIPAPPNNSCACNDCPHMKLNTLEKIYLCLKYELPELIMDEDLRVKAKIPIDRMLEISAKAGI
- a CDS encoding segregation/condensation protein A, with product MSAPFIIHLPEFEGPFDLLLFFIERDELNIRDIPIHSITNDFLNYIHQLERLNIEVASEFMLVAATLMRIKAKMLLPRKEVDEEGNEIDPREELIQMLVEYKRFKEIVEVLKVLETERLMRFTRGNQKQEVKELINLLADEADLQQVTLFKLLKAFQKSLDKYKDRNEKILHKVVPYKYTLEEERTRLTSFIQQKGKASFKEVFETVENRVHAIFTFLGMLELIQQQVMFLILGEGYNNFWISSTLPEETLN
- a CDS encoding PorP/SprF family type IX secretion system membrane protein, producing the protein MKIKLLSIVVVLFLSQSLLAQDYKFSQFYNSPQNLNPALTGKLKSLYRVVANYRTQYFTVQSPAPYSTLSASADFGLLRDQLNDDILGVGIVFSHDRQSVIKTNTMAISAAYHKGIGYKKNHYISAGFQVGFTQRSVDQNNLYFEDQFNATDFAFNNPTAEVFDQYKFIKPNINLGLFWSSNFTKTVSGYIGMSMFNILSPRETFLASNNERKFRYNVHLGSIIQVKKLMIISPNAMFMQQGKNMQWIAGSQFGFNLSGKGQDAFKNTIFTGIWYDGNGAIIASVGMQASGFQVGVSYDATIDKDLNQAVNSVGALELSLIYTGKQLQQKKVYQPLFCPKF
- a CDS encoding asparaginase, which encodes MQAIRILVTGGTFDKEYDEINGRLDFEQTHVPEMLKLGRCSLSIAVETLMMIDSLKMTNHHRKTILDACKNVAEQQIIITHGTDTMAKTATYLAKAKIEKTIILTGAMIPYKFGSSDGFFNLGASIAFVQTLANGVYVCMNGKYYHWNNVVKNKQTGFFETMV